One genomic region from Artemia franciscana chromosome 17, ASM3288406v1, whole genome shotgun sequence encodes:
- the LOC136037850 gene encoding leucine-rich repeat neuronal protein 1-like: MKRMIWKIILLCLVTTWQTVAAQAQSQCKGEVWRTNCPLHCCCILRLGLNSSVHVTDCSSRQLLTSPIPPTYTEEFILTNNLIKDLGDKLVLSETVRVLDLSENRIKTLRRGPLFRTCGAVEELNLAKNELSTLFRYSLDGLTRLVDLNLSGNKINYFEDDCFSDLENLRHLDLELNTIGSLYPEWFNGLNHLEMLNLAHNRIHHIGKQALKSLENLKVLYLNGNRISTIDPEGLSGLNYLEELYLNGNLLLQVPNAALEVVPSLNTLYLDQNPISKLTSFSFCELNLSFIGLNHMPELSIIDALAFYNLPNLSILEIRKNPKLTFFDRDGIRNVPNLKRLDLSDNKLLGISRSVFDSLANTTKLLLEGNPFICDCNARWLRQQFEQQPRIDGVNQLICSDPVSLRGVAMKDLQLKKMEKDCKPYAIDFMLNKTITRKIGDTLTLECRALGIPPPVLHWVLPDGSIINSSSNFVRIRLKNPGTLIFTHLKASDSGSYTCLAENAFGFSNVSVSLDVNRIDILLFSTLVSSTYVTLVWNGTARNIFPSYQLVYRPRFLSGNATSVSVSSIRKSFTVNGLQPSTDYEFCLNFEESKQGVFIVLSCTQARTLGGTETVGIYKPSFAPVVRILGVIFVLVMATFLSAFITRKYRQRLYKNPDKRSISLDNFSRPLIPGGS; encoded by the exons gATGATTTGGAAAATCATTTTGCTATGCTTGGTGACAACCTGGCAGACAGTGGCTGCACAAGCTCAGTCGCAGTGCAAGGGAGAGGTTTGGAGAACAAACTGCCCTCTTCACTGCTGCTGCATCCTGAGACTTGGCCTCAACTCAAGTGTTCATGTGACAGATTGCTCTTCAAGACAACTTTTaacaagcccaatccctccTACCTACACTGAAGAGTTCATCCTTACCAACAACCTGATTAAGGATCTTGGAGATAAATTGGTACTTTCAGAGACAGTTCGAGTTCTAGACCTATCAGAAAATAGGATAAAAACGTTACGACGCGGTCCTTTGTTTCGTACCTGTGGTGCTGTGGAGGAGTTGAATTTGGCTAAAAATGAGTTATCTACATTATTTCGGTATTCTTTGGATGGTCTTACAAGATTAGTTGACTTGAACTTATCaggaaataaaatcaattatttcGAGGATGATTGTTTTAgtgatttggaaaatttgagACATTTAGACTTGGAACTAAACACTATAGGCTCCTTATATCCAGAATGGTTTAATGGGCTGAACCATCTTGAGATGCTTAATTTAGCTCATAACAGAATTCACCATATTGGAAAACAAGCCctaaaaagcttagaaaatttaaaagttttgtaTCTGAATGGGAATCGTATCAGCACCATTGATCCCGAGGGCTTAAGCGGATTAAATTATTTGGAAGAGCTTTATCTGAATGGTAATTTATTACTGCAAGTTCCAAATGCTGCTCTTGAAGTTGTTCCGAGCTTAAATACCCTGTATTTGGACCAAAATCCAATTTCAAAGCTaacatcattttcattttgtgaactaaatctttcttttattgGACTAAATCATATGCCAGAGCTGTCGATTATTGACGCTTTAGCTTTTTATAATTTACCCAATCTTTCCATTCTGGAAATAAGAAAGAATCCAAAATTGACATTCTTCGATCGAGATGGAATAAGAAATGTTCCTAATCTAAAGAGGCTTGATCTATCAGACAATAAACTCCTAGGAATCTCCCGATCTGTGTTCGACAGCCTAGCAAACACCACTAAGCTATTACTCGAGGGCAATCCATTTATATGTGATTGCAACGCCCGCTGGCTACGACAGCAATTTGAACAACAGCCAAGAATTGACGGTGTTAATCAGTTGATATGCAGTGATCCAGTTTCTTTAAGGGGCGTTGCAATGAAAGATTTACAACTGAAAAAGATGGAAAAGGACTGTAAGCCATATGCTATTGATTTCATGCTCAACAAAACAATTACAAGAAAAATTGGAGACACACTGACGCTGGAGTGCCGTGCGTTAGGTATCCCCCCTCCTGTACTTCACTGGGTTCTACCAGATGGTAGTATAATAAACAGTTCATCAAATTTTGTGAGGATTCGATTGAAAAATCCTGGAACACTTATTTTTACGCATTTAAAAGCAAGTGATTCCGGAAGCTATACATGTTTAGCGGAAAATGCCTTCGGCTTTTCCAATGTCTCTGTATCTCTTGACGTTAATAGAATAGACATATTGCTCTTTTCGACGTTAGTATCATCAACGTATGTGACCTTGGTTTGGAACGGAACGGCCAGGAATATCTTCCCAAGCTATCAGCTAGTCTACCGACCTCGTTTCCTCTCTGGAAATGCAACAAGTGTTTCTGTAAGCTCCATTCGCAAGTCATTCACAGTAAATGGTTTACAACCCTCGACAGATTATGAATTCTGTTTAAACTTTGAAGAATCAAAACAAG GGGTATTCATCGTGTTGAGTTGTACACAAGCCAGGACTCTAGGTGGGACTGAAACTGTGGGAATATACAAGCCCTCTTTTGCCCCAGTAGTAAGAATCTTAGGGGTCATATTCGTCCTGGTCATGGCTACATTTTTGTCAGCATTTATTACAAGGAAGTACCGTCAGAGGTTATATAAAAATCCAGATAAGAGGAGCATTTCACTGGATAACTTTAGCCGACCTTTGATACCTGGAGGAAGTTGA